The following are encoded in a window of Arthrobacter antioxidans genomic DNA:
- a CDS encoding YaaA family protein — protein MLILLPPSEGKSAARTGAPLHLDDLHFPELNDARRAVLHALRTASAADDAHAVLGVGASLAEDVARNLVLDVAPAAPAHDIYSGVLYDALDYAGMTAVQRRKARDQCVVVSALWGAVGFGDRIPAYRLSMSVDLPGTGRLATYWRKHLAAPLAHHADDGLIVDCRSSTYAAAWASPPRQSAAVSVFQVRNGKRTVVSHFAKHTRGELARHLITRRGGAPATPDALLGAAREKWTAELEPATGRKPAQLNIVLD, from the coding sequence GTGCTGATCCTGCTCCCCCCGTCCGAAGGCAAGTCCGCAGCCCGTACGGGTGCCCCGCTCCACCTCGACGATCTCCACTTCCCCGAGCTCAACGACGCGCGCCGGGCCGTGCTCCACGCCCTCAGGACCGCCAGTGCCGCCGACGACGCCCATGCGGTCCTCGGCGTCGGGGCGTCCCTCGCCGAGGACGTGGCACGGAACCTGGTGCTGGACGTGGCACCCGCCGCCCCCGCCCACGACATCTACTCGGGGGTCCTGTACGACGCCCTCGACTACGCCGGCATGACCGCCGTGCAGCGCCGCAAGGCGCGGGATCAGTGCGTCGTCGTGTCCGCCCTGTGGGGGGCCGTGGGGTTCGGCGACAGGATCCCGGCGTACCGCCTGTCGATGTCGGTGGACCTCCCGGGCACGGGGCGCCTCGCGACCTACTGGAGGAAGCACCTCGCGGCTCCCCTGGCGCACCACGCGGATGACGGCCTGATCGTCGACTGCCGGTCGAGCACCTACGCGGCGGCCTGGGCCTCACCGCCGCGGCAGAGCGCCGCCGTCAGCGTGTTCCAGGTCCGGAACGGGAAGCGGACGGTCGTCTCGCACTTCGCGAAGCACACGCGGGGCGAGCTCGCCCGGCACCTGATCACGCGCCGCGGCGGAGCACCCGCGACGCCGGACGCCCTGCTCGGGGCCGCCCGCGAGAAATGGACGGCCGAGCTCGAGCCGGCCACCGGGCGGAAGCCCGCGCAGCTGAACATCGTGCTCGACTGA
- a CDS encoding reverse transcriptase-like protein: MTDQQLFDPYAQDQDEDQDRAQQDLPARLVVEADGGSRGNPGHAGYGALVRDPDTGRILVEKAAYIGKASNNVAEYSGLVSGLELAREINPQAAVHVKMDSKLVVEQMSGRWQIKHADMRVLAARARKVLDPRRVTYEWIPRERNKDADRLSNEAMDAGMAGVDWKPRAAAAAPSTASPSAPVTAREAPAQEAPRRVGRLHHVEVWTKDLPAADASLGWLLERLGFPRRESWKNGASFGSEEFYVVLESGPDVAAGGHDRRRPGVNHLAFRAGSRADVDLLVRRAASHGWSLLFADRHPFAGGPEHYAAYLENAEGFEVELVAD, from the coding sequence GTGACGGATCAGCAGTTGTTCGACCCCTATGCCCAGGACCAGGACGAGGACCAGGACCGCGCGCAGCAGGACCTGCCCGCACGGCTGGTCGTCGAGGCTGACGGCGGATCACGCGGCAACCCGGGGCACGCCGGCTACGGCGCCCTCGTGCGCGATCCCGACACGGGCCGCATCCTCGTGGAGAAGGCCGCCTACATCGGCAAGGCCTCCAACAACGTCGCCGAGTACTCCGGACTCGTGTCCGGGCTCGAGCTCGCCCGCGAGATCAACCCGCAGGCCGCCGTGCACGTGAAGATGGACTCCAAGCTCGTCGTCGAGCAGATGTCCGGGCGGTGGCAGATCAAGCACGCCGACATGCGCGTCCTGGCGGCCAGGGCGCGGAAGGTCCTCGATCCGCGCCGTGTGACCTACGAGTGGATCCCGCGCGAGCGGAACAAGGACGCCGACCGGCTGTCCAACGAGGCGATGGACGCCGGCATGGCGGGCGTCGACTGGAAGCCCCGCGCCGCCGCTGCGGCGCCGTCGACCGCGTCGCCGAGTGCTCCCGTGACCGCACGCGAGGCTCCCGCGCAGGAAGCGCCCCGCCGCGTGGGCCGGCTGCACCATGTCGAGGTGTGGACGAAGGATCTTCCTGCGGCGGACGCCAGCCTGGGCTGGCTCCTCGAGCGGCTCGGGTTCCCCCGCAGGGAGTCGTGGAAGAACGGCGCGAGCTTCGGTTCCGAGGAGTTCTACGTGGTCCTGGAGAGCGGACCGGACGTCGCCGCCGGCGGCCACGACCGCCGTCGTCCCGGGGTGAACCACCTCGCGTTCCGCGCCGGCTCGCGCGCCGACGTCGACCTCCTGGTCCGGCGCGCGGCCAGCCACGGCTGGTCGCTGCTGTTCGCCGACCGCCACCCGTTCGCGGGCGGCCCCGAGCACTACGCCGCGTACCTCGAGAACGCCGAGGGGTTCGAAGTGGAGCTCGTCGCCGACTGA
- a CDS encoding zinc ribbon domain-containing protein produces the protein MAKAAPEEQLRLLDLQALDSTLNKLSRQAAAARSNPEIGIVAGRVADVDGELVRATTELGDLQRELTRAEDEVQSVVNRLERDEKRLNSGTGTSKDLTALQHEVATLTKRRSDLEDVELDVMERVDTARAAQAEVQGRTNGVRAELKALEDARDAELAAIDAQRAQVQAQRDELAATFDAPLLTIYDRILARRSVGAARLFHGKSEGSGMQLSPGDLADISAAAPDDVVLCPDSGCILVRSSDWGNQQP, from the coding sequence GTGGCCAAGGCTGCACCCGAGGAACAACTCCGCCTGCTCGACCTGCAGGCCCTCGATTCGACCCTCAACAAGCTCTCCCGCCAGGCCGCCGCCGCGCGCAGCAATCCCGAGATCGGGATCGTCGCCGGCCGGGTGGCGGACGTGGACGGCGAACTCGTCCGCGCGACCACGGAACTCGGGGACCTGCAGCGCGAACTGACCCGCGCGGAGGACGAGGTCCAGTCCGTCGTCAACCGCCTCGAACGCGACGAGAAGCGGCTCAACAGCGGAACCGGGACCTCGAAGGACCTGACCGCCCTGCAGCACGAGGTCGCGACCCTCACGAAGCGGCGGTCGGACCTCGAGGACGTCGAACTCGACGTCATGGAGCGGGTGGACACGGCACGGGCCGCGCAGGCCGAGGTGCAGGGGCGCACGAACGGCGTCCGCGCGGAACTCAAGGCCCTCGAGGACGCCCGGGACGCCGAGCTGGCCGCCATCGATGCGCAGCGCGCGCAGGTGCAGGCGCAGCGGGACGAGCTCGCCGCCACCTTCGACGCGCCGCTCCTGACCATCTACGACCGGATCCTCGCCCGTCGCAGTGTGGGCGCGGCACGCCTCTTCCACGGGAAGTCCGAGGGATCGGGCATGCAGCTGAGCCCCGGCGACCTCGCCGACATCTCAGCCGCCGCGCCCGACGACGTCGTCCTCTGCCCCGACTCCGGCTGCATCCTCGTCCGCTCGAGCGACTGGGGAAACCAGCAGCCGTGA
- a CDS encoding Nif3-like dinuclear metal center hexameric protein: MDHNEHDDVTAGRETTTAPTVGDVLLAIEELWPESLAEDWDKVGLVAGRSGKRADRILFTVDPTAAVLDEALDWGATMIVSHHPLLLKPVSSVAASSFKGEAVHRLIEAGCALVTVHTNGDSAVGGVSDVLADALGLQDVQPLARAAAGLPEEGIGRVGDLGAPMTLGDFAEVVFSILPAVAGGVRVAGDKDAPVRRIAVCGGAGDSLFDSVRSSRADVYVTADLRHHPASEVREAAAGAAPYLIDVSHFGSEWLWLTPAAEALATVLTDQGFTTDIRVSGVNTDPWDFVLTPGH; the protein is encoded by the coding sequence ATGGACCACAACGAGCACGACGACGTCACGGCCGGCCGTGAGACGACGACGGCTCCGACCGTCGGCGACGTGCTCCTCGCCATCGAGGAGCTGTGGCCCGAGAGCCTCGCCGAGGACTGGGACAAGGTGGGGCTGGTGGCCGGCCGGTCCGGGAAACGGGCGGACAGGATCCTGTTCACCGTGGACCCCACCGCGGCCGTCCTCGACGAGGCGCTCGACTGGGGCGCGACGATGATCGTGTCCCACCACCCCCTGCTCCTCAAGCCCGTCTCCTCCGTCGCCGCGTCGAGCTTCAAGGGGGAGGCCGTCCATCGGCTCATCGAGGCAGGCTGCGCCCTGGTCACGGTCCACACCAACGGGGACAGCGCGGTCGGGGGAGTGTCCGACGTCCTGGCGGACGCCCTCGGCCTGCAGGACGTGCAGCCGCTCGCCCGGGCGGCGGCCGGACTGCCCGAGGAGGGCATCGGGCGGGTCGGGGACCTCGGGGCGCCGATGACGCTCGGCGACTTCGCGGAAGTGGTGTTCTCCATCCTCCCCGCCGTCGCGGGCGGCGTGCGCGTCGCCGGCGACAAGGACGCACCGGTGCGCAGGATCGCCGTCTGCGGCGGTGCCGGCGATTCCCTCTTCGACAGCGTCCGGTCGAGCCGGGCCGACGTCTATGTGACCGCGGACCTGCGGCACCACCCGGCGTCCGAGGTCAGGGAGGCAGCGGCCGGTGCCGCGCCGTACCTGATCGACGTCTCGCACTTCGGCAGCGAGTGGCTGTGGCTGACGCCCGCCGCCGAGGCCCTCGCCACCGTCCTCACCGATCAGGGCTTCACCACGGACATCCGGGTGAGCGGGGTCAACACCGACCCCTGGGACTTCGTCCTCACGCCCGGTCACTGA
- the msrA gene encoding peptide-methionine (S)-S-oxide reductase MsrA: MKTFVLGGGCFWCLDAVYQKTRGVTEVVSGYTGGHTRNPDYDSVCSGITGHAEVVAVTFDEEVVPEDVILDMFFVSHDPTTLNRQGYDVGTQYRSVMYHQDTEQKELFEDAIRRNQENWKNPIVTEVSRLPRFHVAEDWHQDFYAKHPEQGYCQVIINPKLAKARKYYAQWLAA, encoded by the coding sequence ATGAAGACTTTTGTGCTTGGAGGGGGCTGCTTCTGGTGCCTCGATGCCGTCTACCAGAAGACCCGTGGCGTGACGGAGGTCGTCTCCGGCTACACCGGTGGTCACACGAGGAACCCGGACTACGACAGCGTCTGCTCCGGGATCACCGGGCACGCCGAGGTGGTGGCGGTGACCTTCGACGAGGAGGTCGTCCCCGAGGACGTCATCCTGGACATGTTCTTCGTGTCCCACGACCCCACCACGCTGAACCGGCAGGGCTACGACGTCGGCACCCAGTACCGCAGCGTGATGTACCACCAGGACACGGAGCAGAAGGAACTCTTCGAGGACGCGATCCGCCGCAACCAGGAGAACTGGAAAAATCCCATCGTCACGGAGGTCAGCCGGCTCCCCCGCTTCCACGTCGCCGAGGACTGGCACCAGGACTTCTACGCCAAGCATCCCGAGCAGGGCTACTGCCAGGTCATCATCAACCCGAAGCTCGCGAAGGCGCGGAAGTATTACGCCCAGTGGCTGGCCGCGTAG